The Comamonas piscis region CAGACCTGTTTTCAGCAGATCTCAAGAATTTATTGCAGCAAGTCCTGGAGGTAACCAAAGCCGACCAAGAACGCATTGCAAAAAGCGAGCATCCGACCGATAAACCAGCCATCTTGGAAGGTTCCATTTTCAGCAGCCTGTATGAAGGCCCGACCGCTTACACCATCCAATCGATCGAGATAGCAGAAAGCGTCAAACCCTTGGGCGCGCAGGCGACCGTGCGTGTCGCGATGGAGAACACCAGCGTATCGCCCACCATTACCTGGACGGACTCCGTGCATCTGGTCAATGCCTTTGACAGCGGCTGGCGGGTGAGCAATATCAGCTTTGTCCCCGAGATGGCACATGCCGCCGACCTCGTCGGCAGCCTGCAGACCTTTATCTCCCACAGCCAGCGCCCGCTTCCATAGCTGCTTGGGATGCTCTGCAAAACCCTCGCCAAGCGGGATGGACGCGGATCGGGATGAGACGCAAGGCGTCTTTTGCAGTCAATAGCAAGCTATTGACAAGGAAGACAACGCAGCGGATCGCCCGAGACCGCGTTCAGACCACGGCAGGGAGTTTTGCAGAGGGGCCATAGGGATCCTCTGCAAAACCCTCGCCCAAGCGGGATGGAGGCGGATCGGGATGAGCCGCAAGGCGTCTTTTGCAGTCAATAGCAAGCTATTGACAAGGAAGACAACGCAGCGGATCGCCCGAGCCCGCGTTCAGACCACGGCAGGGAGTTTTGCAGAGGGGCCATAGGGATCCTCTGCAAAGCCCTCGCCCAAGCGGGATGGACGCGGATCGGGATGAGCGGCAAGGCGTCTTTTGCAGTCAATAGCAAGCTATTGACAAGGAAGACAACGCAGCGGATCGCCAGAGACCGCGTTCAGACCACGGCAGGGAGTTTTGCAGAGGGGCCCTAGATATTGCGGCTATCGCAAGGCGGCAACACCTGCTCACACAGGCAGGCAATTGGGCGTTGCCTCTGTTGCGAAGCGCCCCCTACAATGCACGCTTCACAAAGCGTACAGCGACAACAAATCAAAGAAGCCTTACGCATCCAGTTTCATACACCAGAGGGGAACACCATGAAAAAACTAGGCATCGGCATTGCCGCAGCCGTGGCCGTGCTGGTCGCGGGTGGCGCAGCCACCGGCTATATCGTTGGCAACAACATCGAAGCAGGTTTTGCCACCGCCGCCCAGGAGTGGAGCAAGCCGCCACTGCTGGTGCAAGTCAAGGAATACCAAAAGGGCATTTTCTCGTCGACTGCCCAAACCCTGTGGACGGTGGACACCGGCGAAGAAAAGCTGCAGTTCACCGCCCAGCACGCCATCAGCCATGGCCCGCTGCCCATTGCGCACTTGGCAGAGATCGTCTCCACCTTTGCGATCAACCCCGATGCACCGCCTGAATGGGTCGTGGCCTTCAAGAACAAAGCGCCCCTGGTCTGGAAGAGCCAGGTGGGCTGGTCCAAGAGCACCCAAAACGAGGTGACCTCACCGGCCTTCAACGGCGAATTTGGTGGTGACAAGCTCGCTTTTGGTGGCTTCAAGTCGGACTTCGAGATGTCCTCCGATTTCAGCCGCATCAAGGGCGATGCATCGATGCCCAGCCTGCAGCTGCAGTCCACCCCCGGTGAGGAAGACGAGGGCCAGGCCTCCGAGATGCTGATGAGCGGCAACACCATGCGCTTTGACATGCACCAGCCCAGCGGCCATGAGTTCATGGTGGGCAGCATCGAGTGGGCGCTGGCCAGCCTCAAGATCACGCCCAAGAACGGCGAAGACCCCGCTGAGCTGAAAGACCTGAAACTGGTGGGCGACACCCAGCTCGCCGGTGAGTCGGTCAACAGCAGCATCAATGGCACCGTCAAATCCTTTGTACAAAAGGACCACAAAATTGACGACATGGTCATGGACATGACCCTCAACAACCTGGACGCGGGCTGGCTGAACCAGTTCACCAAGGAATCGCAAAAGGCCCAGGGCGATCCAGAAGCGCTGCAAATGCTGCTACTCCAAGGCATGCAGCAGTTGCTGGCGCGCAAGCCAGAGCTCGACGTCAAGCGCATCAGCTGGCGCACGGCAGAAGGCACGTCCGAGATGGCCGCATCGCTGGCCTACCAAGGCGATGCGAGCAAACAGATCAACCCCATGATGGACCTCAAAGCCCAGCTGCGCCTGGATATGCCCAAGCCCGTGCTGCAGTCTCTCTACGCCAGCAAAGTGCGTGAGACCTACCTGCTGGAAAACGAAGTCTCGGACATTGACGAGAAGCAATTGGCAAGCACTGTGCAAGAGGACGTCAACGCGCGTTTGAGTGGTCTGGTGCAAGCCGGCTTGCTGGTCGAGAACGGCGACCGCATGAGCTCGAAGCTGCAGTGGGAACAAGGCCAGCTGCAGGCCAATGGCAAGCCGCTGGACCAAAATGGCATGATGGGTCTGCTGTCCGCCATGCCATAAACGGCAGCGCCAGCGCCACAAAAAACCAAGCCCGCCATCTCAACGATGGCGGGCTTTTTGCTGTGCGATGCGCAGTGTGCCAACTAAGCGGGCATGCCGCCTGCGAACTACTCGACGAATTCCTCATCGCCGGTCAGGCTCTGCTGGCGCAGCTCCTCGTCTTGGCGCAGATAGGATTTGATCAGGTCAAAGAAGCTGTCGTAGAAAGTGGCCGAGCTGACGGTCTCGCTGCCCACCTTGACCATCGAATCATTGCCGGCAGAAAACGGCAGCGAGAGCGAACCCAAGGCGCCGACACCCACGCTGGCCGAGTTGCTGCTTTTCTTGAGGTTGTAGGTGTCCTTGAGCGCAGACACAAAGCCCAGGGTCACCTTGCCGTCCTTGGTGTCAGCCGCGCAAACCACGCGGATGGTGATGATCTGGTGGTTGTCGGTCGCTGGTTGGAAGCTCTTTTGGCCTTCCACCTCTTTGCCCTTGGAGACATTGATCAGATAGCCCTGGCTCAGCAGCGCACGGCGTGCGGCCTCGCAGGCGCGCTCGGGTGGCGCATCAAAAAGCCGCGTGTAGGTGGCAGACGATCCAAAGGTTTCAGCGGCCACCACGTTGTAGCGGTGGCTGTCGGACTCACGGTCCAAGCTGCCGCAACCCGATAGCCCAAGCGCCAAAGCCACCACCAAGGACCCGCCCACCAAAGCGCGCTGAGGTTTGCAACTGCTGAATGCAGCCAGTGAAAGTAGATCTGAATGCTTGCCGAACATGAAAGAAACGAACTCCCGAAACAACATGATGACCTGGACGCCATGGATACAGGCCCAAGCGCACCACTGTAAAGGATGCCACTGCGGCAGGATGTCAGCCAACGCCTGTACAGCAGCGGTGCTGAACGAACCACACCCACTGCCTA contains the following coding sequences:
- a CDS encoding YdgA family protein, which translates into the protein MKKLGIGIAAAVAVLVAGGAATGYIVGNNIEAGFATAAQEWSKPPLLVQVKEYQKGIFSSTAQTLWTVDTGEEKLQFTAQHAISHGPLPIAHLAEIVSTFAINPDAPPEWVVAFKNKAPLVWKSQVGWSKSTQNEVTSPAFNGEFGGDKLAFGGFKSDFEMSSDFSRIKGDASMPSLQLQSTPGEEDEGQASEMLMSGNTMRFDMHQPSGHEFMVGSIEWALASLKITPKNGEDPAELKDLKLVGDTQLAGESVNSSINGTVKSFVQKDHKIDDMVMDMTLNNLDAGWLNQFTKESQKAQGDPEALQMLLLQGMQQLLARKPELDVKRISWRTAEGTSEMAASLAYQGDASKQINPMMDLKAQLRLDMPKPVLQSLYASKVRETYLLENEVSDIDEKQLASTVQEDVNARLSGLVQAGLLVENGDRMSSKLQWEQGQLQANGKPLDQNGMMGLLSAMP
- a CDS encoding DUF2242 domain-containing protein, translated to MDRESDSHRYNVVAAETFGSSATYTRLFDAPPERACEAARRALLSQGYLINVSKGKEVEGQKSFQPATDNHQIITIRVVCAADTKDGKVTLGFVSALKDTYNLKKSSNSASVGVGALGSLSLPFSAGNDSMVKVGSETVSSATFYDSFFDLIKSYLRQDEELRQQSLTGDEEFVE